Sequence from the Methanobrevibacter arboriphilus genome:
GGCTGGTTAAATATTCTTTAGTAAAGGTTTCACCGATTTCTCTAAGTATTCTTACTGATTCTGGGTGAAGCATCATGAATATATCTACTCCATTTAGCATCAATGTAAGACCAGTGAAAATCTCCCATAAAGGACCCCTATAATCTGTTGGCCCCCATTCATCTTTTTTCATCCATGCTTCCCTTGAGCCCCAAGCATTAGTGGTTCCAGAAGACATTGGCATCTGTAAATCAGGATCTCCTTTAAGTCCTCCTAAACGAGTTCTTGTAATAACATCAATTGAAAATTCAATACCATAACCAAGAGCACAAGTTGTAGGATCCATAACAATATCTTCTTGTTTTAATCCATCTTTCATTAAATATTTATTCAAGGATTTTTGCATATTAACATCAGTAATAGCCCATGAAAGAACCGCATGACCATAATCAACAGCAGATTTAGCTACTTTATGATAGTCTAAATCCATATTTGCAGATGCAAGTAAACATCTTTCCCCATCAGCTGCAGCTGCAGCTGCTTCAAGAACAAGGGGATCTTTAACTGGATCACCAGAACCTCCTATTACAAGAGGAACATCAACAGCCTGAAGAACCTCTTCAACAGCCTGAGCACCTTCTCTTGGAGACTTATCCATAACTTTTGGACCAGTACCAATCAAATGCATTGTAACCATATTAGCCCCATAATCTTTAACTGCTTTTTTAG
This genomic interval carries:
- the cdhD gene encoding CO dehydrogenase/acetyl-CoA synthase subunit delta, with amino-acid sequence MDQINQLLKLLENTESIEIDEFRMDFEELEINLAPAIARTVQQTVARQNAIEKSIEKTMLKAAEFKPPIKEYPGKIAQVQLGAGSRKPVYLGGQTSLYRFEEPQPNPPIVTFDVFDIPMPGLPRPIREHFSDVMESPGEWAKKAVKDYGANMVTMHLIGTGPKVMDKSPREGAQAVEEVLQAVDVPLVIGGSGDPVKDPLVLEAAAAAADGERCLLASANMDLDYHKVAKSAVDYGHAVLSWAITDVNMQKSLNKYLMKDGLKQEDIVMDPTTCALGYGIEFSIDVITRTRLGGLKGDPDLQMPMSSGTTNAWGSREAWMKKDEWGPTDYRGPLWEIFTGLTLMLNGVDIFMMLHPESVRILREIGETFTKEYLTSPSPNINNWIIELE